A stretch of Chloroflexota bacterium DNA encodes these proteins:
- a CDS encoding ribonuclease HII, translating to MPGFRAELRYHGRGLAPVAGLDEAGRGAWAGPLVAGAVILPPPTPALRRALRQVNDSKQLSAAAREFCAALIRTVAVAAAVGMVSPAEIDEMGMTRATREAMSRALAGLTVAPAALLIDAFPLPSSALPQQAIIRGDSYAFSIAAASIIAKVTRDALMRELDTTWPGYGFAHHKGYGTVNHHAALRAIGVSVVHRRSFAPIRALLAAAGAPQ from the coding sequence ATGCCAGGCTTTCGGGCGGAACTTAGGTATCACGGTCGCGGCCTCGCGCCCGTCGCCGGGTTGGACGAGGCCGGGCGCGGCGCATGGGCCGGTCCACTGGTGGCCGGCGCGGTCATCCTGCCGCCGCCGACTCCCGCGCTGCGTCGCGCGCTTCGTCAGGTTAACGACTCGAAGCAGTTGAGCGCGGCCGCCCGCGAGTTCTGCGCCGCGTTGATTCGCACGGTCGCCGTCGCGGCCGCCGTCGGCATGGTCTCGCCCGCCGAGATTGACGAGATGGGCATGACCCGCGCCACGCGCGAGGCGATGTCGCGCGCGCTGGCTGGTTTGACCGTCGCGCCGGCCGCCTTGCTGATCGACGCCTTTCCGCTGCCGTCCAGCGCGCTGCCACAGCAGGCGATCATTCGCGGCGACTCCTATGCGTTCAGCATCGCCGCCGCCTCGATTATAGCGAAAGTCACACGAGATGCGTTGATGCGCGAGCTCGATACCACCTGGCCGGGCTACGGCTTTGCCCATCACAAAGGCTACGGTACCGTCAACCACCACGCTGCGCTGCGCGCCATCGGCGTCTCGGTCGTGCATCGCCGCTCGTTTGCGCCGATCCGCGCCCTGCTGGCCGCCGCCGGAGCGCCGCAGTGA
- the rplS gene encoding 50S ribosomal protein L19, which translates to MQDLIRSLSKMPEKAAKRPVLEPGDTVRVMYRIVEGDKERLQPFQGVVMRLRGNGATTRFTVRRLAAHGVGVERTFVANSPRLEDVKVIRHGQVRRAQLFFLRDRVGKKARLRERRYDDSEQNPPAS; encoded by the coding sequence ATGCAAGATCTAATTCGTTCGCTTTCGAAGATGCCGGAGAAGGCGGCCAAGCGGCCGGTACTCGAGCCCGGTGATACCGTGCGCGTGATGTACCGCATCGTTGAGGGCGACAAGGAACGCCTGCAGCCGTTCCAGGGCGTCGTCATGCGCTTGCGTGGCAACGGCGCGACCACCCGCTTCACGGTGCGCCGCCTCGCGGCTCACGGCGTCGGCGTCGAGCGCACATTCGTAGCGAACTCGCCCCGGCTGGAAGACGTCAAGGTCATCCGCCACGGCCAGGTGCGCCGCGCGCAGTTGTTCTTCCTGCGCGACCGCGTCGGCAAGAAGGCCCGCCTGCGCGAGCGCCGCTACGACGATTCCGAGCAGAATCCGCCGGCCAGCTAG